One Columba livia isolate bColLiv1 breed racing homer chromosome 26, bColLiv1.pat.W.v2, whole genome shotgun sequence genomic window, AACCTCCAGAAGTGCAGAATGGAAAAACCTCTACCAACGGCGTGTCGAACGGCATCCATCTGCACAGCAACGGCTTCCGCTTGTCTGAAGGCAGAGCACACGTGAGGTGAGGGGACGTTCCTACCTACGTGAAAGCCCCACGGCTCTGTCCTCGTCCTCTTGCCAGGGTTTGGTGCCACTAAACAAGGCGTGAAGTGCAAATCCACTTGGCATGTTGACTTGATTGTCAAGTGGCCTCTGCCTTAGGAGCTGTATTTGCTTCTGGTGCGTGGGCTGCGAACTAGAGTCAGATCAGGCAAGATCTGATGCTGGGAGGAGCGTTGTCCATGAggatttttcccctcttgtgAAGAATTACTGCAGACAGAACTGAGAAATGACTTTTCAGGCCTGGAAGCAAGGTgttctttgttgtcctgagtgCTTCTTGCTTCCAGACCTGCAGGAACTGTGTCTTGGTAAATGGGAGAGGTTATCAGGTCGAAagagctttgccattttttttggGCACCTTCCTGCTGCAGACTGAACTGAAGCAGCCCAGATTGCTTTACGACAGTGATACAGGAGTATCCGCAGTCTGCATGTGAgtggggaagggatggagagcCCTCTTCTATTGTTCCTGCTGCTTGCCTTCATTACGAGCAAAATGCAGTTGGGATGAAGCAGGAAGAGACTCGAAGCACATCTTGCTGACTGCTTTTCCTCCGGCTGATGAGACATGGTTAAAAGTCAAGACACAGTTGCTTAATACCATATATGGGTAGTGTTAGGTTCCACCAAAGTCACTTTGTTGGATTTTTTCGGCTCGTTTCCTCTAGATGGCCCCTccaccacagcagcagagatgtGGCTGCAATTTGGGGTTGCTGAGCCTTGTGCAGGATGCTTGGTTTCTTCCCGAATTTGCATTCTGTTATACATTGCTAAGAGAGGATTAAGAATGTTTTTTATGcagtcaagaaaaaaaaggcgGATTGTGAAGTCCGAGGGATTAGACACTGAAAATACCCACTGTTCAATTCTGAATTGATGTCTgtatataaagcaaaaatggtAACAGCCACACGATGGTCAAAAAGAAACATTCCTCCTGCATTCAGGTTATTCAGGTACACggtttcttctgccttttttctgcagcttttggtATTGGTTAATGCTGGGATTTGCTAAGCTAGAACAAAACACTGCAGACATTTTCCTGGCTTACCCATGCTCCTTTCTGCTTCCCCTTCAGTCCCCAAGTGGAGTTACCTCCCTACCTGGAGAGGATCAAGCAGCAAGCCAACGAGGCCTTTGCCTGCCAGCTGTGGACACAAGCCATCCAGCTCTACAGCAAAGCAGTGCAGAAGGCCCCCAACAACGCCATGCTGTACGGAAACAGGGCCGCTGCCTACATGAAGCGCAAGTGGTAAGGAAGGAGAGAATATCGGGGAGTTTAGCGTCACTTCTGAGTGCCACGCTGCCTTGTTGGCCACTGCGAAGCACCCGATTTGCTGATGTGGGGGGTTATTGGATCAAACTGTAACTGGGTCACCTCTGGCATAGGTCAAGGGGGTTGCACAGCGGCGTGTCTTGGAGAAATTACAGCCACAGATCCCGCACAGGCAAGCACAGCTGGTAATAGCTCATCGTTTTGCCCGCTGGCATGCTGAGTAACGTTCTGTTCCtttcctgtttaaaaagaaaccaaaattcCACTTCTGAGTAACAGCATTATGAGTGTCTCCAAGggtgtttgcatttctttgggTAGTTCTGATCTGCATTAGAGTGTGGCTCTAAATCGGCTGTCAACAGATGAGGTAATGGTTACCGTGCTTCCTAACTCCTTATCTCGTGATATAAGGTGGTTGTGGGACTGCCTGGAGTTGCTTTGGTTGCTGCTTTAGCCGAGTAACTGGTACCGCAGATAGACTGTGTTACCCCGGCTAACCCACACTCCCGGGACTGGAAACAAACCCCCCTGAGGGATCTGGGGAGGTGGCAACTGGTGCCGCAGAGTCTGGGGGAGGTTCTGCCTTAATTGTTGCAAAATATTCTGTTAGCCTCTGCAGTAGGTAATGTCTTCTCTGACCAATAGCCAGAGCTGCATCTGCAAGATACAGCTGAGTTATTTTAGTATCTGTCCCCTTGAGCAGGGTAAGACTGAGGAGCGTGACTTGCCattaacatatttaaaatagctGTGGTCCTTCATCGACATTTGCTTTGTGAGGAtatccttctcctctccctgctgAAATCCCCAGGATGAATTCTCCCATCTTCTTGCCAAGATAAAGAGCAGCCAGCCGTTGTTGTGACTGTTGGTAACTGGCCTACTGGCCATTTTGCAATAGCAGAGATTTGGGAGCTGCCTCAAAAAGACCTCAGTGTTCAGAGGGAGAAGAACAATAGGTTGGGATTAAGGAATGGAAGACAGAAGCCGAGTGCTGATCTCctgaatgacatttttcttataGAAATCATCTTTCCCGAAGGATGTTGGCAGATCTGAACCTTTCTGTGTGTCAGCTACTGCTTTGCTATAGTTTTCGGGAGGAGGAAGATGTGAAAATACATGTGCAATGGGTTCCTGTGGCATGCAATGATTGCAATTTAAGTAGCACTGAGCTGATACCTTCTCAGGTGTGGAAAAAACAGGGCACTTTTCTGCTGGAAACATTTACTGGTGTATGGCAGAAAGTGGCTGGGTGTCACTGCGAAAGAGGGTGACGCGGTTGGACGGTGTCCCACGCTGAACCACACGTGTCTCTGGGGTGTCCTTCACATTCCGAGCAGCAACAGCTATAGGCCACAGAATACTGCAGGTCTTGCTTTGGCCTCGTTCTCTGAAAACCGGAGAGATCTGGTGGAAAAGAAGGTCTGTAATTTCCAAACCTCCCCGTGCTCATCTCCCTGAAGATGCCGCTTGTACCCTGCAGCACTTCTAAGGCCGTCCTTTCAAAATGTGCTTGTAAGAGCCACCTGCATCCCTCTCCAGATTGCTTTTAGGGTCTATGCTCGTGATACTTAGCTGATTTCTAGTGTGAgcttggactctatgatcttaaaagtcttttctgaCCAAAACGATTGGCTGATTCTGTGCCGTTGGTGCACCAGGCGTGCGAGCCCTGCCTGACTTCTCAGCCTCCCGCAGTCCGAACTGGATACCAGCACCAGGGTTCCTCAAGTCTCCCCCGTTCCAGAGCACACGCAGAGCCATTCTTATCCCCACAGCTTGGGGAAATCAAGCATAGCGTCCAGTAACTgtaaaaaggatataaatatCCATTGTGACACCAGTCTGCTGTAATGCTTATTTCTAAAACTTGCCGATTTTTCCTATGAGGGTGAGCAGAGACCGCTGCTTTACACATTTGTCCATCAGGGCTGTGAAGTGCGGTGGTTCCGTAGCTCCTCGAGGGCTACAAGTGGCTGTGGGCAGGGAATCGTGCTGCCACGCCGTGCGTCCACACAGGGGCACGCGTGAGCCGCCGCGCTGCCACGAGCCCTGCTCGCCTGTGCAGGAGAGGCCTTGTCTGCTTGGCCAGAGGGCTCCTGCATCCTCCATCTTCAAAGGACTTCCCGAAATGTGTTCTCTCTGTGAGATCAGCTCGGTCGGATTTAAAATGGCAGGTCAGGACTTGCTGTGTATTCGCTGCGTGGTCGCGTTACgggaagatcacagaatcccagaatgtgaggggttgaagggccctggaaagctcgtgcagtgcaatccccccatggagcaggaacacccagatgaggttacacaggaaggtgtccaggcgggttggaatgtctgcacagaaggagactccacaaccccctgggcagcctgggccaggctctgccaccctcaccccaaacaagtttcttctcatctttaagtggaacctcctgtgttccagtttgcacccattgccccttgtcctgtccctggttgtcaccagaagagcctggctccatcctcctgacactccccctttccatcttgatccccagcaatgagtcccccctcagtctcctcttgtccagctccagagccccagctccctcagcctttcctcacacgggagatgctccactccctccagcatcttggtggctgcgctggactctctccagcagttccctgtcctgctggaactgaggggccacagctggacacaatattccaggtgtggtctccccagggcagagcagaggggcaggagaacctctctgacctactgaccacccccttctaacccaccccaggtaccattggccttcatGTTACAGGGAGATGTGTGGAGGTGCAGCAGAGAAGCCGGGCTTGGTGCCCCTGGGAAACAGCAAATGCTGTTAGTCCGTGAGCTTGCAGGCTGTCTGCTTTTTGGAAACAAGCTGTGGGGTGAAATGAGGGCtgggaaacagcagcagaaaacgTTTGCTATTTCCACTTGGGCTATCTAACCCacccttgctttttcttcagggATGGGGACCATTACGATGCGTTAAGAGACTGCTTGAAGGCCATATCCCTGAATCCGTGCCACCTGAAGGCCCATTTCCGTCTCGCCCGCTGTCTCTTTGAACTCAAGTACGTGGCAGAAGCGCTGGAGTGTCTGGATGACTTTAAAGGGAAGTTCccggaacaagcacacagcagcGCCTGCGACGCGCTGGACAGGGACATCAACGCAGCCCTCTTCTCCAAGAGTGATAACGGTGAGTGCCAGTGGCCAGCGTGGTTCTTCAAGGTTATACTAAAATTTAATGATCAGACAAGGAGTTTTCTCCTTAAACTGCCTTTCTGAAGTAAAGCTCCGACTTGTGAGAGAGATTGATTGTTATTGTGCACAAAAACTGGCTGGAGCCTGTTCTTTCCTTGCGCCTGGGCCTGGTTTGCGCTTGAACGAGGGTATGATAAAAGGAATCTGATGTGCCCAGGAGATAATCTGGAAGGAAGCTTGTGCTCTAAATCCCGCTTGCTGCTGGAATGTCCTTAACTCTTCTCTAATGCTATTGCAGTCTCCTAGAGTGCTTTCTGTTTGCTGAGAACAtgtttttccccaaattctGATGAGGGAAATCTGTTGTCTTTCCAGCTGAAGACAAGAAAGGAGGTGGTCCCATCCGGCTGCGAGCCACGGGCCGCAAGGACTCCATCTCAGAGGATGAGATGGTGCTGAGGGAGCGCAGCTACGACTACAAATTCCGATATTGTGGCCACTGTAACACTACTACAGACATCAAAGAGGCCAATTTCTTTGGCAGGTATGTTGGCAGAGCATAATAGGGATGCAGGACaggagtgtgagcagcagcagagtgcTCTCTTCCGTCGGATAAAGCCTCACGCGTAGCCCCATGTGACTGTTCATAAAATGCAGCTGACACCGGTTTGCAGGGTTGAAAAAGATGACAGAAACCCTCCTCCTTGTGTGGCTGCGTGAATAGCTGGTTCGGTAGCAGATCCACGGAGGACCCGGTTGGGCTAGCATTTCAAAAAAGCCATTTGGGATTGCAAACGTGAatcctggggatggagggaagcAACACAAAAAGCTTTGTCTGGATCCGTAAGCGTGAGGGGTGGCAGCCCGCTGATTATAGACGCCAGCTGAGATTCGGCTGTCTGCTAGAGACTAGCCTTGGCTCTGAGCCGTGatctccagcctctgctcctcTCACCCTAGCAATGCACAGTACATAGTCAGTGGCTCAGATGACGGCTCCTTCTTCATCTGGGAGAAAGAAACCACCAACCTCGTTAGAGTGCTGCAGGGAGACGAGTCGATTGTGAATTGTCTCCAGCCTCATCCCAGTTACTGCTTCCTGGCTACCAGCGGCATCGACCCGGTTGTACGACTGTGGAACCCGAGGCCAGAGGTAAGAGAGCCGTCAAAGACTGTCTTGTCGTGACATGTAACGCACTCTGGTCTTTCTTCCTGGGATCTCTTGAGAGTTACAGCAGCAATAACAGCCCCTCTTTGGTCCTAGTGCTGTCGTGCTGAGTTCTCTCCCTTTGTTTTTTGCAGAGTGAAACTCTCAATGGCCGCGTGGTAGTAGACATGGAAGGTGCTTCCCAAGCCAACCAGAGGCGGATGAATGCCGACCCGCTGGAGGTGATGTTGCTCAACATGGGGTACCGGATTACAGGACTGACCAGTGGCGGGGCTGGAGGCTCAGATGATGAAGACAGCTCAGAGGGGCAAGTCCAGTGCCGGCCCAGCTAAAACAGAActgcctctccttcctctaGTTGTTTGGCTGAAAGGGAACCTAGTTTCCTTGGTCCTGAACTTTCTCTGACGAATGACTGCACTGTTTCGCACTATGCACAGAGTAGGACAAgctggcaggggcaggagcagccgtCTCTTTAAACCATCgccaccacctcctcctcctcccgtcAGGCTACTGAGCAGCGTGGCAGTGCAGTCCGGGTTTGCCTTTAGTGGAGTTTAGTCCCAACGGGGGTCTTTGAGTTGTCTGTGAGCAGTGTAAGCTGGCGGTGTatttttccagagctgctgtgtgaTCTGGTAGAGGAGGATGTTGCCCGCATTCATGCATTCGCAGACGGGATGTTAAATTCCTGAATAAAATACAAACCTAGGGCAGGGGTTACGGAATGAATTTACTGCAGTGATCTTGGTCTTGAAAGCTTCACTCTGCTTTTGTGCTACCAGCCCGTCTAGAGGCCCCTGCTTTAGGGTTGTTGGCCACGAAATACCTATTTTGTCccataacatttttctttctggcttCCATCCCCAACACGTTGTCACCAGATGTGGCTGTGTTGTTTTAAGGACTGGATCTTGCCTGTCTTGTCCCTGGGCATCTGTCTTAGTTGATGACTCAGGAAAGGCGCTGAGTGTGTGCAGCTCaacagggcaggaggtgcttGCCCAGCTCTGATACTTTTTCCTGTGGTCTGTGAACCCGTGGAGAGAGGTGACAGCAGCGGGAGCAGCTTTGATCAGCAGCCTGGGACACGCGTAGCTAAAGCTGCTGAGGAAAGGGGCTGGTAACAACACTCATTCAGACCTTCTCTCTCTGTTGCCTGAACTGTGTGTGGCTGTATTCACCTTCTCCCCTCCATGTCACctgtgcaggagctgggaacaTTGTCACCGTGTCCATGTTGTAGCTGAAGTTTGGAGCTTTTAGCAGCGTTTTTGCGCGGTGAGCCGCTCTGTCTCACCAAGGCGGGCCTCCCCCGCCTCGCTGGTGTAACGGCCCATGGATTAGTGGTCCTCTCAGGAaccctccttcctcttcccacTCTCCACACGCCGACTCTGGCTGCAAAGCCAGGAACACACCTAGAAATGCAGCACTGTTCTTCCGTTCCTCCCCCCTCATGGAACACACAGCTTTGTTTCTCCCTCTTGCAGTTGCCAAACACTAACTATCAAATAGATCTCATGCAGCTGTGCTACAACCGAATCTGaagaggttgttttttttctagtacTATCAACTAAGACCAAAGAGCCCCTGGAGATCTTAACTGCTCCGCGCTCTCTCGTATCTCTTACTGCCGAAGGTCTGAACATGCTGGCCTGGTCCCAGGGGTGCGAGGTGTGTGTCTGGGAGCGCGTGTTTGCTGCGTTAGGGCTGTTCTTCCGTGTGCTGCAATCCCTGGTCTTCCTGCTGTGGAAGGATGAGAGGCctcccctttcctcctctgGCTGCCAGGTGCCGATGAGAGAGACTGCGCAGTGGTAACCGGCTTCCTCTCCCTTCCAGAACAGTCTTTTTGAGATGAACAAGCCTTGTGCGGCAGGGAGAGAGGTCAGAGTCTCGTAGCCGGCAGCATCTCTCCAAGGACACTGTTCCCTGCATGGAGGGATTCCTCGTGCCCCCCTTGTCATCACGGTGGAGCTAAGTGGGACCTGGTCTCTGCCCCTCAGACTAAGATGTCCATCTGCTCTTTCATGTCTGCATAAAACCGAGCCTTAGCAAACCCCAGTCTTGTGGGAGCGCGTCCCTCAGTGCCCAGAGCgcctggctgggctggcaggCCGTCCGTCCGTCCATCCCCTGCGgaagcagagctctgctggcgCGGTTGTCACTTGGCTGCCAAGGCCGCCTTGCCGTGTTTCACGCCGTACCAGCACGGTAGACGCGACTCcttcctcagtttcccttttGGTTGCGTACAAGCTCCCCCAACCCCTGTGTACCCCAACACTCAAAGCTCTTCAAAACCTGGAGGCAGCAGCAAACTCTTCTCACTTGGGTGgctttttgacatttttctgctttaggtTTTCCTACTAGAcacattctctttctttttcccccccttctcctcccactcaaacttctttttcagctttcagtAGACAATGTCTGCAGCCTTTGATTTTTAAGCCGAGACTGAGACGGAAAGCTCTGAAGAGAACAGacctctccctccccattcACCTTTTGCTGTGGCagctattttctgttgtttttaccCTTGCGAGACGGTGCGGCTCGTTTACCTGCCGGTTGCAGTGCGGAAGCTCCGAGGTTCCCTGCCTCTGCAGTGGATTGTTGGGTTTTTAATGGCTGCTTAGgctaaaaaagagaaataataatgggagagaaggggagagaaaagtcTTTCTGCCTCTAGCCCCCTGTTCCCTTGTCGTGGGCAGATTACCCGCTTTGTCGCTTGTTAACGAGACATTTGTATTTATTGGTGAAGGAAAAAACATGCTGGGGAAGTAGGGAGAAGATGTTGCTTTATTGACCTCTGCTGTTTACTTCAACCCCCTCTTTGGGAAagcttcttcctgctctttCTGGTTAACTCTTTCTAGCCTGGGATATGCAGGGACACctcctttatttttgtattctAGCAATGGGCTCTCCGTTAGGAGACTCTAGGACTCTCTTAGTGTTGCGATGACCATTGCTTCTCGCTTTTCCGAGTACTAAAAGATGATCATCTCGTAAACTTTGCCCCTGCAGTTGTAGAGGTAACACACAAGCCTTACTGCCCTCGTTAGAAGGAGCAGAAAACTTGTTTCTCTGGTCCCTGGAAGAGAAAGGGTTAAGCAATTAAACAATTCTTTGTTCTAGTTCTTTCTTGGTGTCATTTTCTTTGGGGGATTGTTCTGGCTTTGTTCTACCTTTCTCCTCTCTGGAGGTGGACACGGGTGGGTGGAGGGCGGGCAGgttgttgtctctgctgcttcatGGAGAGCAGAGGGCCCAGGAAACTTGAACGGGGAGTGGGGAGCCCAAAATGTGGCTTGTAAGTTGTGGTGGCTGCTGAATTAGTGCTGATGCTGGTTTATCCAGGAGCTCAGAGCTGgtggtggagcaggagcagcgtCCACCTCCAGCACCTGGTTTAGAGCTAAAGCTGCAAACGttggggatgaggatgaggatgaggatgatgaggatgaggatgaggatggctGCGGGGGCTtgctgggcaggagggagaaacGGCGCTGGAGGGAGTTAGTTTCCCGAATTGTGTTTTGTCAGCGTGGGGGTAAAATAGATAAAATTGTCTTTGAGTCCGTGCTGAATCCAAGAGGTAGAGGTGAGTGGGGTGGCAAAAAGCTGCATAGGGAAGATGAGCCCATCTTTGCCTTTTAGCGCTTCTTAACTAGCATCTTGGCCTGGTGGTTTGGCTGTGGGACAGACCCAGGGTCACTGCCTGGGTCACCGTGATACCGACTGACCTTCTGAGATGGTTCCACTCTCAGAAACAACCTACTTATTGCCTTAAAGCGTCTCGCGCTCAGCGTGGTGTGTAGGACACCGACGTTTAGACCCAGAGATGGTCCCTTTAGGATATCACAAACTCGCTTTCTCCTctgggctcctgctgcaaaacCTCCCCAATACTTTCCTGCCCTCCAAACTGCAGAACACCAGGCCTTAAATAAGAGTTAGAAACCCAGTCTGCTGTTTCCAGAATCCATTCGAactcttattttcaaaattccCGTTGGACACCCTTCAGCCGAAGGCCCTTTGAGGCCTCTTCATTTCAGATCCTCTCTGATAGAAATTACTGCTTTACaagccagctctgctctacCAAAGCAATGTGCATCCACAGCTGGAATTGGCAATCAGCTAATTAGGTCAGATTTTGGGTTGAATGGTTGGACAAAGAGGAAGCGTGGAAGGGGATGCTGAGTGGTTGAAATGGGGGTGGAAATGGCTAGAAGGACccagaaaatgagtttgatttGTAATTTGGGTAAGGGAATTGGgttggggagggagaggagcgATGTCCTCTGGGATGAGGGGAGGGGAACAGTCACAGCCGTGCTGCTGAGGTCACTTTTTTCTGATGTAACCGTTTGCAGTGCTGCGAATGAGTCTGCAAAGGGCTCGAGATGGCTCCTGTCGGCGCGAAACGGGAGCTGGATGTCAGCAAACTGCCGCTGTTGGGGGCAGGAATTCGGTCTCTGCCCGTTCTGCTCCTCATAGCTTGTTCAGGCCTCGCTGCTGCGGGAGACGAGGCCGATGGGGAGGGAAGGTGGGTCTGGTTTGGGATTTCATAGCTGAGAAACCATCGCGTCCTGCACTTGGCTCTGAGCTCTTCCACCCTGTCCCCCTTGTCCCTCAGAAACCGGTGGCTTTCCCTTTAAACAGAAAAGTTGCCCTGTGGCTTGGCTGTGTCAGttggagagggagagagaaagaaatgcagcTCTGGAGTGACAGGGACGCAGAAAAGACCTGCAGGTTAAAGCTGAGGGGTGAGACGGCTTAAGGGCATCGCTTTTGGGGTGGGTGGCCAAGCCTGCGTATGTTCTTGCGCTCGTGAGTAGCACCAGCGTCGCTACAGATGAGCGTGACGTTTCTGGTTCACGCTGAGCGATTAGAGGCTGTCAGCTTGCGGCAGGCACGGACCAACAGGAGAGGAACAACACGAACGCAAAACAACCCACCCCAGCATCACCTCCAGGGCGGGGGGAAGGACGCCTTGGTGTCCTCCATCAGCCTGTGCCTCGGTGACATTTTAAATCGACTCCTGTGTGCGGTGtcgcctgctgctgcctcggtTGTCAATGTCAGAAGGGGGAGGGGATCTTTTCCTTGAGTGGTTTGGTTCTGGCAGCCCCTGTAATGTTGGAGCTGTCACAACAGGGAAGGTTCCCAAGGAAGCCGCTTGCTGAACAAGAGCTGGCTGGGTGCCGGCTTCTTTCAGGCTCAGAGATGAGCCGGGGTAGAAAGGGGAGGGAACCGAAAACCCCTCCCAGGCCGAGCTCCAGCCAGAGCCGTGGTGGTGGTGTGGACAGCCCCAAACGGGCTCCGCTCCTCTGGGAAAGGCTCCACAGCCCCGGGGTGCGAGTGATGCACTGGCACCTGCGGCGAGTAGGAAAAGATCCTGAGGACAAACATCCTGGGGCTGAGGGGAGAGAGGAGCCATTGGTCCAAAGCGCTGGCAGAAACGGGGGTGAAACCTTTTGTTTCTCCTCAAATGAGAGATTGCAGAAACAATGATGGCAGAATTCCTGCTCTGAGCATCGATCCAGTATTGTCGGCAGGCAAGATAGCTGCAATAAAAAGCCCGGCCTTTAATTTTATGCATGGAGAACTTCTTAcctgctctcccctccctgTTCCTCCCCCTTCCCCGCAGTTTCTTTTCCAACTGCAGCTATTTTTCCCTGCTGACTTCAGGTGTTTTGTATTCCGCTTAGATCAATAGCAgtagaacagcagcagctttccagtTGTCACTAGGAAGACCCTGCTGTCAGCTCCAGCTCACCCGTCTGCTGCCGGTGCGGTACTGGGGCTGGAGAGCCCTTCTGCTTGCCtgacaaacacaaaagaaagctGTGCAGTACAGGAGAGCTGGATTGATTATGGGTTTCTTAAATCCAGCCTGAGGAAAACTGTTCTTCCCATGCTGCCACAGCGGGGTTTGCCTTCCTGCATTTGGCTTAAGAGGGACTAAACTGGGATGACCGGAGTGGTCCCTGCCCGCGCGGGAGGGCACGAGGTGGCACGGTGGGGGCCACATCCTGCTGAGGCTGTTGGCGTTGTCCTCGCTGCGggatgtgccaggggagctgGTCCCCGGTGATACGCTGCTTGGCAGCCTCGGAGCCGCGAGCAGGAAGAGCAGATCCATCGCCTAATCCGACAGACGCGCCAGGACCACGGTAGCTGATGTGAACACTGGTCTCGTTCTCATAGATTTGAACGATCTCTGATATTTCTGTTAGCCCGGAGCAAATCAATGCAAGTATTAATTCATCGAACAAAAAGTCTTCACTGCAACACACACGACCTTTGTGTGCATCTTCCAGCCCAAGTGCCAAAATAGGAAGCGGCTGTTAGAAACCAAAGCACCGGGCACGGCTTTGCTCTCAGGAGTCTCTGCGTTCCTCAGCTTTCTTTCGGAACTGAGCTGTTTTGGGAATTCCCTCACTGTCAGATTCCGAGGAGCGTGTTCTCAGGCTCTTGCTGGACTACTGCAGCTTGGTGTGAGCAGCCCAGCGCAGGCTCTGCTCCCATCCAGGTGCCTCTGGAGCCGCCCTCCCGCTCGCAGGGGCCGGCCCAAAACATGGTCTAGACTAGGAAATAAGGCGGGATGGTAGATGATCTCTCGAGGGCTCGGAAATGGAGTCTGCAGTGCATTACTAAGCTAGTTTTGTTGAAACGTGAGCACTCATATGACAAGTTAGCACATACCGAGGGGGGGTAGGGCCACCTCTAACCTAGGCTGTTAGCCAGCGCTTCCCACTGCCGCGCCGCCAACTCCAAATTTATTCTCTCTGGGGCGGGCAGAGGTTACTGGTCTcctgggttttccagctggaagCTTCACTCGGCTAAAATATAGTGAGCGTTGATAATTGTGGAAGGTTGGACTCGATTACTGAGCAAAGTCGGGTACCGGACAGCAAAACGCATCAAGTAGAGATAGGAAAGGTCtttgatgaaggagagaaaTTTTGGTAGAAAGTGGGGGTGTTGGAAGCACTAAGTTGGTGACGACTGTTGAGAACGCGGCTCTGGCAATTAACAGGGTTTGCTAATAACAAAAGCCTGAGTGCTTGCTCGGCGTGCCGGAGCTACGAGGGAGGAGGACGAGTCCAAGGCGCGTTTTATTAGCAAAACTCCTTGGTGTTGTGCTGTGTGACACCACAAACTGCGCCGGAGAGCTCCGGTGCCCACAGAACAGCTCGAGGTCTCTgtgtggggagggaaggagcagcTTCCGAGGACAGCGGCGGCGAAGCGGAGAGCGGGGCTGGATGGGTCCTCCCCGTTCACCCCGCTGTGTTCCGACGGGTGTGCTGTGGTGGGTGGAAATCTGGAATAAACGTGTTTCTTCTTCAGCTCTCTCGTGTAGTTTGAATTAAACTTCCTAATAAAGCAATTGTTATTT contains:
- the WDTC1 gene encoding WD and tetratricopeptide repeats protein 1, which encodes MLGCTAALPIASHLPHCQKMAKANITRDIIHRQIKERGALGFERHYHVTDPFIRRLGLEAELQGHSGCVNCLEWNEKGDLLASGSDDQHTIVWDPLHHKKLLSMHTGHTANIFSVKFLPHSGDRILITGAADSKVHVHDLTVKETIHMFGDHTNRVKRIATAPMWPNTFWSAAEDGLIRQYDLRENSKRSEVLIDLTEYCGQLVEAKCLTVNPQDNNYLAVGASGPFVRLYDIRMIHNHRKSMKQSPSAGVHTFCDRQKPLPDGAAQYYVAGHLPVKLPDYNNRLRVLVATYVTFSPDGTELLVNMGGEQVYLFDLTYKQRPYTFLLPKKCHTSGEVQNGKTSTNGVSNGIHLHSNGFRLSEGRAHVSPQVELPPYLERIKQQANEAFACQLWTQAIQLYSKAVQKAPNNAMLYGNRAAAYMKRKWDGDHYDALRDCLKAISLNPCHLKAHFRLARCLFELKYVAEALECLDDFKGKFPEQAHSSACDALDRDINAALFSKSDNAEDKKGGGPIRLRATGRKDSISEDEMVLRERSYDYKFRYCGHCNTTTDIKEANFFGSNAQYIVSGSDDGSFFIWEKETTNLVRVLQGDESIVNCLQPHPSYCFLATSGIDPVVRLWNPRPESETLNGRVVVDMEGASQANQRRMNADPLEVMLLNMGYRITGLTSGGAGGSDDEDSSEGQVQCRPS